A window of Infirmifilum lucidum contains these coding sequences:
- a CDS encoding Sip1-related alpha-galactosidase, translated as MPGDDFSPSVTEVFVSFEGLLEKTTASTGGVYLTSSGRQARLSRRSVHGVSILELLGSGTSTVEGVAAILGVRLPHYRRVLAFHHTYDPPGYLGGSSEPYHYPQAQEVGGFMVSPWTFPWHAKSLDEMPTSLKISQLLLEVEEGYAFLLAVPSRGYAPYFTKPKGASLELVVTAGTQHNWRDLPLLAYATSNDPYTAVETVYKAVASYLDRVCSLRTRKRFPDALGFLGWCTWNAFWRNLDEQKVVDGAREIMAKAPVRMVLVDDGWMTEENGKLKDFEEDRQKFPRGLAGIVDSLKRNGVRSVGLWLTLNGYWNGVDPKSKLAESYRDELVEVGGQLAPNPERAHSFYIDWFKSIRAKGFDFVKVDNQYALSTVYAESYPVELASQKLHEAVEAAAALCGLEVLNCMSLNPEHFFNWYKSSVVRASIDYSVPHSVSRSKLHVYFNAYNSIWLSQLAWPDWDMFQSYDPLALIHAVARALSGGPVYVTDEPGKTRGEILSPLAFRDGRIPRLDGVGRPTRDTVMLDPYNEKVVLKLENKLTVPGLGTYSLLGVFNIYRGHERIEYSFKPGDLGAEGDEVIVYEFFSGTARKVDSHEEIKSALEPNGVHLYIIAPLRHGVGVLGTRELYITPAVVDYAEDIKGEIVVHLRELRPIMLYLEKSVLVDGEESAPGFHEIHPMRTVLKIKALQ; from the coding sequence ATGCCTGGTGATGATTTCAGCCCTAGCGTTACAGAGGTGTTCGTCTCGTTTGAGGGGCTTCTCGAGAAAACCACTGCCTCTACCGGAGGAGTATACCTAACTAGTAGCGGGCGCCAGGCTAGACTCTCCAGGAGAAGCGTCCACGGAGTTTCCATCCTGGAGCTCCTAGGCTCGGGCACGTCGACGGTGGAGGGGGTTGCCGCCATACTGGGAGTAAGGCTCCCGCACTACCGCCGCGTACTGGCCTTCCACCATACCTACGACCCGCCCGGGTATCTGGGCGGGTCGAGTGAGCCATACCATTACCCCCAAGCCCAGGAGGTAGGGGGGTTCATGGTAAGTCCTTGGACTTTTCCATGGCACGCGAAGAGCCTCGACGAAATGCCCACGTCGCTGAAGATAAGCCAGTTACTGCTAGAAGTCGAGGAGGGGTACGCTTTCCTCCTAGCTGTCCCTTCAAGGGGTTATGCCCCGTACTTCACTAAGCCTAAGGGAGCATCTCTAGAGCTAGTCGTTACAGCAGGCACCCAGCATAACTGGAGGGACTTACCCCTGCTTGCATACGCTACTTCAAACGACCCTTACACGGCCGTTGAAACAGTGTACAAGGCTGTAGCCTCGTACCTCGATAGGGTATGCTCCCTGAGAACCAGGAAGAGGTTCCCGGACGCGCTAGGTTTTCTCGGTTGGTGCACCTGGAACGCTTTCTGGCGAAACCTAGATGAGCAGAAGGTAGTTGATGGAGCGCGCGAGATAATGGCGAAGGCGCCTGTCCGCATGGTTCTCGTGGATGACGGGTGGATGACAGAGGAGAATGGCAAGTTAAAGGACTTCGAGGAGGACAGGCAAAAATTCCCGCGGGGGCTTGCTGGCATAGTGGACTCTCTGAAGAGGAACGGCGTACGAAGCGTGGGCCTCTGGTTGACTCTAAACGGCTACTGGAATGGCGTTGACCCTAAGAGCAAATTGGCTGAATCATACAGGGATGAGCTCGTAGAGGTGGGTGGACAGTTAGCGCCTAACCCAGAGAGGGCGCATAGCTTTTACATAGACTGGTTTAAGTCCATCCGGGCTAAGGGTTTCGACTTCGTGAAGGTAGATAACCAGTACGCGTTGTCCACGGTCTACGCCGAGAGCTACCCGGTTGAGCTTGCATCACAGAAGCTCCACGAAGCAGTCGAGGCTGCAGCTGCGTTGTGCGGCTTGGAAGTTCTGAATTGCATGTCTCTCAACCCCGAGCACTTCTTCAACTGGTACAAGTCTAGCGTCGTGAGAGCGTCGATCGACTACAGCGTACCGCATAGTGTCTCTAGGTCGAAACTCCACGTATACTTCAACGCCTATAACTCTATCTGGCTATCCCAACTGGCCTGGCCCGACTGGGACATGTTCCAGTCTTACGACCCGCTGGCCCTCATTCATGCCGTTGCAAGAGCGTTGAGCGGCGGGCCGGTCTACGTCACGGACGAGCCTGGGAAAACCCGAGGCGAAATACTGTCCCCCCTCGCGTTCAGGGACGGGAGAATCCCCCGCCTCGACGGGGTTGGGCGCCCCACGCGCGACACGGTCATGCTTGACCCCTACAACGAGAAAGTCGTGCTGAAGCTTGAAAACAAGTTGACTGTGCCGGGCTTAGGCACCTACAGTCTCCTAGGAGTCTTTAACATCTATAGGGGTCACGAGAGAATAGAGTACTCTTTCAAGCCAGGAGACTTGGGGGCCGAGGGCGACGAAGTCATCGTCTACGAGTTTTTCTCAGGCACCGCTCGTAAGGTGGACTCCCACGAGGAGATAAAGAGTGCTCTCGAGCCTAACGGCGTCCACCTCTACATTATAGCACCTTTGAGACATGGAGTCGGGGTACTAGGGACTCGAGAGCTGTACATAACCCCAGCAGTAGTTGACTACGCCGAGGACATTAAAGGGGAAATAGTCGTCCACCTGCGGGAGCTCAGGCCCATAATGCTCTACCTCGAGAAGAGCGTCCTGGTAGACGGCGAGGAATCGGCTCCGGGTTTCCACGAAATACACCCGATGAGAACTGTCTTGAAAATCAAGGCTTTGCAGTAG
- a CDS encoding succinate dehydrogenase has translation MELVGVLKSWFRVRGRSFEHFSFSVRRLTGVVMALYLLLHLIDISTLVLGKEAYDALLGLFGGRLGLVADSLLWSALVLHGTLGVYSAIVELGYMLEHRRLLLILAWALAVVLIAVGVWVIACALA, from the coding sequence ATGGAGTTGGTAGGGGTTTTAAAGAGCTGGTTTAGGGTGAGGGGGAGAAGCTTTGAGCACTTCTCTTTCAGTGTTAGGAGGCTTACGGGTGTGGTTATGGCCCTATACCTCCTGTTGCACTTGATCGACATCTCTACTCTTGTCCTAGGGAAAGAGGCATATGATGCGCTCCTTGGACTCTTCGGAGGGAGGCTTGGCCTGGTAGCCGACTCGCTGCTCTGGAGCGCCCTGGTCCTGCACGGAACACTAGGTGTTTACTCAGCCATCGTGGAGCTCGGATACATGCTCGAGCATAGACGCCTCTTGCTGATACTGGCGTGGGCCTTGGCAGTGGTGCTAATAGCCGTTGGGGTCTGGGTGATTGCTTGTGCTCTCGCCTAA
- a CDS encoding aspartyl protease family protein, with protein sequence MGVVFIEGKVKGPAGEESVRFLVDSGATYTVLPEEVWRKIGLTPLREHEFVLADGRTVKRKVSECYISLPQGEGHTPVVLGEADDQALLGTVTLEILGLVLNPFKRTLEPMRMFLA encoded by the coding sequence TTGGGCGTAGTATTCATTGAAGGGAAAGTAAAAGGGCCGGCGGGCGAAGAAAGTGTTCGATTCCTGGTGGACAGCGGGGCCACATACACTGTTCTCCCGGAGGAAGTTTGGAGAAAAATCGGCCTTACGCCGTTACGTGAGCACGAATTCGTACTAGCAGACGGGAGAACCGTAAAACGGAAAGTATCGGAATGCTACATCTCGCTCCCACAAGGTGAGGGACATACTCCCGTAGTCCTCGGGGAAGCCGATGACCAAGCACTATTGGGCACAGTGACGCTTGAAATCCTCGGGCTCGTCCTCAACCCATTTAAACGCACACTAGAGCCTATGCGGATGTTCCTTGCCTAG
- a CDS encoding UDP-2,3-diacylglucosamine diphosphatase, producing the protein MRVKRVDSEVGSFLEVELGDGEEAVVVSDVHLGLRLRNRELSKHGEFADFLSSYCSDEKVKLVVLLGDIFEFWNARVGDIVRNAYYPVKALAKVDKDVVYVAGNHDRLVASLRLESSRGRGDLYIVPDFFVLKVNGKKFLLLHGHQLDTLFLRVKSLWKVQSYIYILSESFLSLPGPLEWFFAGLATLILLLIIGALGVSTLTGEILLVLAAFFLLSPLAILSWRKLQDKIWYGIVEGIGVKLLKSRLRGKSLSHIAVSKPLRAIVNVLESVPEVGRVDGVILGHTHVPELLLENSRLLANTGSWVENGENDYCTFVRVSSRAVTLGKWEGNGVRVLGSIDFSDK; encoded by the coding sequence ATGAGGGTTAAGAGGGTTGACAGCGAGGTTGGGAGCTTCCTGGAGGTCGAGCTGGGAGACGGCGAGGAGGCTGTCGTCGTATCGGATGTACACTTGGGGTTGAGGCTCCGTAACAGGGAGCTGTCTAAACATGGAGAGTTCGCTGATTTCTTGTCAAGTTACTGTAGCGACGAGAAAGTGAAACTCGTAGTGCTGCTTGGCGATATATTCGAGTTCTGGAATGCTAGAGTGGGGGACATCGTCAGGAACGCGTACTACCCCGTGAAAGCTCTGGCGAAGGTCGACAAGGACGTAGTGTACGTTGCAGGGAACCATGACAGGCTTGTGGCAAGCCTACGCCTCGAGAGTAGTAGGGGGAGAGGAGATCTGTATATTGTGCCAGACTTCTTCGTCCTTAAGGTTAACGGGAAGAAGTTTCTCCTTCTCCACGGCCACCAGCTTGATACTTTGTTTCTGAGAGTTAAAAGCCTGTGGAAGGTGCAAAGCTACATATACATCCTATCTGAGTCCTTTCTCTCGCTTCCAGGGCCCTTAGAGTGGTTTTTCGCAGGCTTGGCCACGCTAATCCTGCTGCTAATAATCGGAGCCCTCGGTGTCTCGACTCTAACCGGAGAGATTCTCCTAGTCCTCGCCGCCTTCTTCCTTCTATCACCGCTGGCGATACTCTCGTGGCGCAAGCTCCAGGACAAGATATGGTACGGCATTGTAGAGGGTATAGGTGTCAAGCTCCTTAAGAGTAGGTTACGTGGTAAGAGCCTCAGCCACATTGCTGTCAGCAAGCCACTCCGCGCCATAGTGAATGTGCTTGAAAGTGTGCCGGAAGTGGGTAGGGTTGATGGCGTCATCCTGGGGCACACCCACGTGCCTGAACTGCTACTGGAAAACAGCCGCCTGCTGGCGAACACTGGGTCGTGGGTCGAGAACGGGGAGAACGATTACTGCACGTTCGTGCGGGTGTCGAGCAGAGCGGTTACTCTGGGTAAGTGGGAGGGCAATGGCGTGAGAGTTCTCGGCTCGATCGACTTTAGCGATAAATAG
- a CDS encoding succinate dehydrogenase/fumarate reductase iron-sulfur subunit: MKYRLVVRRVKATGGRRFDVFEVEAEPDESVLDVVERVSLQGDRTLTFEHACHHGVCGACGMVINGVERLACITRIGEVARGGVVVVEPLRGFRVVSDLAVDKSRMFGKYRLVTPTTLEKLDSRLDRVEFEKLYDCTECGICYSACPIANTFKDYLGPSLLAIVSRSAEGRVPAVIDSRAGVWACHAAFECSVRCPVDFKPGESIMRLRRRLLKGEVEVEG; the protein is encoded by the coding sequence TTGAAGTATAGGCTTGTCGTGAGGAGGGTTAAAGCTACAGGGGGCCGGAGGTTTGACGTGTTCGAGGTTGAGGCTGAGCCGGACGAGAGCGTCCTGGACGTTGTCGAGAGGGTTAGCCTCCAGGGGGACAGAACCCTGACCTTCGAGCACGCCTGCCACCACGGCGTCTGCGGGGCTTGCGGCATGGTTATAAACGGCGTCGAGAGGCTCGCCTGCATAACGAGGATAGGGGAGGTGGCTAGGGGAGGGGTTGTCGTAGTGGAGCCTCTACGGGGCTTCAGGGTGGTAAGCGACCTGGCTGTAGATAAATCGCGAATGTTCGGCAAGTACAGGCTCGTCACGCCTACAACTCTCGAGAAGCTGGACTCCAGATTGGATAGAGTCGAGTTTGAGAAGCTCTACGACTGCACAGAGTGCGGAATATGCTACTCTGCCTGCCCGATTGCCAACACCTTCAAAGACTACCTCGGCCCCTCACTGCTGGCCATTGTTTCGAGAAGCGCCGAGGGGAGGGTTCCAGCCGTCATTGACTCTAGAGCTGGTGTCTGGGCTTGCCACGCCGCATTCGAGTGTAGTGTAAGGTGCCCCGTCGACTTTAAGCCCGGCGAGTCTATAATGAGGCTCCGCCGGAGGCTCCTGAAGGGTGAAGTTGAGGTAGAGGGGTGA
- a CDS encoding FAD-dependent oxidoreductase: MPNVLVVGGGITGVAVAYDLALRGARVTLVERGSLGAGTSGRTHGLLHSGCRYIADVEVARECYTENVILRRIAPFLFEKNGGLFVAISDDDLGYRDFFLKQCDKAGIPVQELSREEALRLEPNLNPGLKAVIRVPDGTFDPLKVILSFAASAKLHSAVIKPFNEVTGFKVEGGRVVSVRILDKTVPREYEVKPDFVVNATGAWADKVARLAGLRVPVKPSPGVMVALDGRIGNMVFNRLNKPGDGDIIVHHRGTSVVGTTSWVVEDPDKVAPPREHIELMIRRGSELAPVVSRLRVKAVYVSSRPLVGEGAASSGREVSRSFAVIDHSREGVENFVSIIGGKFTTARLMAEKLGDFVSERLGIARESSTASTPLAPYWLFFEG; this comes from the coding sequence ATGCCGAATGTACTAGTGGTTGGCGGTGGAATTACAGGAGTAGCAGTAGCCTATGACCTTGCCCTCCGAGGAGCTAGAGTTACTCTCGTCGAGAGGGGCTCTCTTGGAGCAGGGACTAGCGGCCGAACACACGGCCTACTCCATAGTGGTTGCCGGTACATCGCAGATGTCGAGGTTGCCAGGGAGTGCTACACGGAAAACGTTATTCTGAGAAGGATTGCTCCTTTCCTCTTCGAGAAGAACGGCGGGCTCTTCGTAGCCATTTCAGACGACGATCTGGGGTACAGGGACTTCTTCCTCAAGCAGTGCGACAAAGCAGGTATCCCTGTCCAGGAGCTTTCCAGGGAGGAGGCCTTGAGGCTAGAGCCTAACCTTAACCCTGGGCTTAAGGCTGTAATCCGGGTTCCCGATGGAACCTTCGACCCCCTGAAGGTAATCCTCAGTTTCGCGGCTTCTGCAAAGCTTCACAGCGCAGTTATAAAACCGTTCAACGAAGTCACTGGTTTCAAGGTTGAAGGCGGGAGGGTAGTCTCAGTGCGAATACTGGACAAGACAGTCCCCCGGGAGTACGAGGTAAAGCCGGATTTCGTTGTGAACGCTACCGGCGCTTGGGCGGATAAAGTTGCGCGCCTTGCAGGCCTGAGAGTCCCTGTTAAGCCTAGTCCAGGCGTCATGGTAGCCCTGGATGGGAGGATTGGAAACATGGTTTTCAACAGACTCAATAAGCCAGGCGACGGGGACATCATTGTCCACCACAGGGGGACGAGTGTAGTGGGGACAACCTCCTGGGTCGTCGAAGACCCTGATAAAGTCGCCCCGCCTAGAGAGCATATCGAGTTGATGATTAGAAGAGGCTCTGAGCTAGCACCGGTAGTGTCCAGGCTCAGAGTTAAAGCCGTATACGTGTCCTCCAGACCCCTAGTCGGGGAGGGTGCTGCAAGCAGCGGGAGAGAGGTCAGTAGGAGTTTCGCGGTCATAGACCACTCCCGTGAGGGCGTCGAGAATTTTGTGAGCATAATAGGCGGGAAGTTCACGACTGCAAGACTTATGGCCGAGAAGCTAGGGGACTTTGTCTCTGAGAGGCTTGGAATCGCGAGAGAGTCTAGTACTGCGAGCACCCCTCTTGCGCCTTACTGGCTGTTCTTCGAGGGGTGA